Proteins from a genomic interval of Rubinisphaera italica:
- a CDS encoding CHAT domain-containing protein → MLTLQRNQNMIEKVWFHGVSLLIAISFLAVSAKTIWAQDELTTARMLQLITQAQDYEAAGELEKATIITKSLVKLQRRYLPDSASDLADSLIFLGQIQTQAGDGEGAEKSLKESLQLHVEYLGEKDWRTVDVRLMLEEVTVWQKLTEEQRDQLNELTVLQELSVTKYESSDFSGAVKAANEVIDIQKEIFGINNPQVAYSINQLGLMYHYQGDYPQAQKLYEQSTAISLAVFGQFHPQYAESLNNQAGLYETTGKHQKSIPLFKQALSIYEETTGSNDPAWIGTMDNLAGAYAAMSDYENAEQIYLKCYESAQKFLSKEDPLYGRILGNLAVHYHDVGKYSLSLKMHQESLKLTSQIYGKQHPAYAICLNNIGKHYQQLGDYQQARNHLLQSLKITQDFYGKKHPDSLTTQNNLAQIATLEGEYQTAILIYLEVIDSRFQILGKDHPAYAISLDGLASVYELSGDYVSADQLFRESMEIRKRVLGVRHQDYAQSLNNIAGNYSSMGDYTKAEAFYLQSLDITKDIMGEQHIDYATALNNLAVWFGSIGEYEKALPLFNKAIEISRIVNGEQHPSHAYLLKQLGILHLEALDLEKAKPLLLQALNVEQTTYKGQHPEIIKSLISLSIIAFRSGDSDEGNMLIQRALKMAEETMENSNPLMLGIYNTLGSAYFVQGKYAEAEAQFLHALHGNRELLETTASVQSERQQLSMAEGLRYQLDVYLSMAAPLDQYHTNAYREVLAWKGATLVRQMQMRKVFNDKRVASYIRELQDTSLQLATLTRVQPEPSLSDSWKVQIAELTAVKENLEAELSSKSAEFRLAQKQISLEDLQSTLPDQAVLIDFLEFGQVNPEHPNEPPVLHLLAFVISGDREVKLKNLGPVTPVSDAIDIWRNSFGVSQAGVTAGQELRRRLWEPLESELNNAKLILVSVDGVLGRLPIAALPGKKPASYLIEDHRVAMLPVPKLLPELIDEMGRERIKSSLLLMGDVDYDSNTNTISELSELNTSWGSPKNAIRGGEVKFSHLAGTEREIQTIQKTYNRLFDSQGSEIQILQKATATEQQFRQLAGQFTILHLATHGFFADPSKRSAFRENSTHSDSGLSIKIPSQIRGFNSGLLSGLVFSGANLPPQLGKDDGILTADEIAAMSLGEVNLVVLSACETGLGAVAGGEGLLGVQRAFQVAGADTTIASFWQVGDVATMLLMERFYWNLWERKMSKLDALREAQLYLLNNPKVVLDHKDIRGDLRIPTKPDTELTHRLSPQFWAAFSLSGAWN, encoded by the coding sequence ATGCTTACCCTGCAACGCAACCAGAATATGATCGAAAAAGTATGGTTCCATGGAGTTAGTCTTTTGATTGCCATTTCTTTTCTGGCAGTCTCTGCAAAAACCATTTGGGCGCAAGATGAGCTAACAACCGCAAGAATGTTGCAGTTGATAACGCAGGCTCAAGACTATGAAGCTGCAGGTGAGTTGGAGAAAGCGACCATCATCACAAAAAGTCTTGTGAAACTGCAACGTCGTTATCTCCCTGACAGCGCGAGCGATCTTGCAGATTCACTCATATTCCTCGGGCAGATCCAAACGCAGGCCGGTGATGGTGAAGGTGCAGAGAAGTCGCTTAAGGAATCACTTCAGCTGCATGTTGAATATCTTGGAGAAAAAGACTGGAGGACTGTTGATGTCAGGCTCATGCTGGAAGAAGTCACCGTTTGGCAGAAACTAACTGAAGAACAACGTGATCAGTTAAATGAATTGACCGTGCTCCAGGAACTCTCAGTCACAAAATATGAATCAAGTGATTTTTCAGGTGCAGTAAAAGCAGCCAACGAGGTTATTGACATTCAAAAAGAAATCTTTGGAATAAATAATCCGCAAGTTGCCTATTCAATAAATCAACTAGGTTTAATGTACCACTATCAAGGCGACTACCCTCAGGCCCAAAAACTGTATGAACAATCAACAGCGATTAGTCTCGCTGTTTTCGGACAATTTCATCCCCAGTATGCAGAAAGCCTCAATAATCAAGCTGGTCTGTATGAGACAACCGGCAAACACCAAAAGTCGATTCCACTGTTCAAACAGGCGCTCTCAATCTATGAAGAAACAACTGGTTCAAATGATCCTGCCTGGATCGGCACAATGGACAATCTGGCCGGTGCCTATGCCGCGATGTCAGACTATGAAAATGCTGAGCAAATCTATTTAAAATGTTATGAATCTGCTCAGAAATTCCTAAGTAAAGAAGATCCTCTGTATGGTCGTATTTTAGGCAATCTTGCTGTGCACTACCATGATGTTGGGAAGTATTCTCTCTCACTGAAAATGCATCAGGAATCTCTGAAACTAACAAGTCAGATATATGGTAAGCAACATCCAGCATATGCGATCTGCCTTAATAATATTGGAAAACACTATCAACAGCTGGGTGATTATCAACAAGCACGTAATCACTTACTTCAGTCATTGAAAATTACTCAAGACTTTTACGGGAAGAAACATCCTGATTCATTAACAACTCAAAACAATCTTGCACAAATTGCAACGCTTGAAGGTGAATATCAAACCGCAATACTCATTTATCTTGAAGTCATTGACTCTCGATTTCAGATTCTGGGAAAAGACCACCCGGCTTATGCCATTAGCCTGGATGGACTCGCCAGCGTCTACGAATTATCTGGTGATTATGTTTCTGCGGATCAACTATTCCGAGAATCGATGGAAATTCGCAAACGAGTACTGGGTGTCAGGCATCAAGACTACGCACAATCGCTTAATAATATCGCCGGCAATTATAGTTCCATGGGAGACTATACAAAAGCAGAAGCCTTTTATCTGCAATCGTTGGACATTACAAAAGACATTATGGGAGAGCAGCATATTGATTACGCAACTGCTTTAAATAATCTGGCAGTTTGGTTTGGATCGATTGGCGAATATGAAAAAGCGCTGCCATTATTCAACAAGGCGATTGAGATTTCCCGTATAGTCAATGGAGAGCAGCATCCGAGCCATGCATATTTACTCAAACAACTCGGCATTCTCCATCTGGAAGCACTCGATCTGGAAAAAGCAAAACCTCTGCTTCTTCAGGCACTGAACGTTGAACAAACTACTTACAAAGGGCAACACCCTGAAATCATAAAATCACTGATAAGTCTTTCTATTATTGCCTTCAGGTCAGGAGATTCAGATGAAGGAAATATGCTAATCCAACGCGCTCTCAAAATGGCTGAAGAGACGATGGAGAATTCGAATCCTCTCATGCTCGGCATTTACAACACGCTAGGTTCAGCCTATTTTGTTCAAGGAAAATATGCTGAGGCAGAGGCACAATTTCTTCATGCTTTACACGGGAATCGTGAACTGTTGGAAACTACAGCAAGCGTACAATCGGAGCGGCAGCAGTTAAGCATGGCTGAAGGCTTGCGATATCAATTGGATGTCTACCTCTCAATGGCTGCTCCCTTGGATCAGTATCACACGAATGCCTACCGCGAGGTACTGGCTTGGAAGGGAGCAACGCTCGTTAGACAAATGCAAATGCGAAAGGTTTTTAACGACAAGCGAGTCGCTTCGTATATTCGTGAGCTCCAGGATACTTCACTTCAACTGGCAACTCTGACACGTGTGCAACCGGAACCCTCTCTGTCAGATTCATGGAAGGTTCAAATTGCAGAGCTCACTGCGGTAAAAGAAAACTTAGAAGCTGAACTAAGTTCAAAAAGTGCAGAATTTCGATTGGCTCAAAAGCAGATCTCACTTGAGGACTTGCAATCTACGCTTCCTGACCAAGCTGTACTGATCGATTTCCTCGAATTTGGCCAAGTGAATCCGGAGCATCCCAATGAACCTCCCGTACTTCATTTATTGGCGTTTGTTATTTCAGGAGATCGTGAAGTTAAACTCAAGAATCTGGGGCCAGTGACTCCTGTGAGTGATGCCATTGACATCTGGAGAAATTCCTTCGGCGTCTCACAGGCAGGTGTAACAGCTGGTCAAGAACTTCGACGCAGGCTTTGGGAACCACTGGAATCGGAATTGAATAATGCAAAACTCATTTTAGTTTCTGTTGATGGCGTACTGGGCAGGTTGCCTATTGCCGCTTTACCAGGCAAGAAACCTGCCAGCTATCTGATCGAAGACCATCGCGTTGCGATGCTGCCAGTCCCGAAATTACTGCCTGAACTAATTGACGAAATGGGACGAGAGCGTATTAAAAGTAGTTTATTGCTCATGGGAGATGTAGACTATGACAGCAACACGAATACAATTTCAGAACTCTCGGAGTTAAATACGTCTTGGGGATCCCCTAAGAACGCTATTCGCGGTGGCGAGGTCAAGTTTTCTCATCTGGCTGGCACAGAGAGGGAGATTCAAACCATCCAGAAAACTTACAACCGTCTCTTCGATTCTCAAGGGAGTGAGATTCAGATTTTGCAGAAAGCAACAGCCACCGAGCAGCAATTTCGACAGCTGGCCGGGCAATTCACAATCTTGCATCTGGCCACTCATGGCTTTTTTGCTGATCCTTCCAAGCGATCAGCATTCAGGGAAAATAGTACCCATAGCGATTCAGGCTTGTCGATTAAAATACCATCGCAGATCAGAGGCTTCAATTCTGGATTGCTGTCTGGTTTAGTATTTAGTGGGGCAAATCTCCCTCCTCAATTGGGTAAAGATGACGGAATTCTTACCGCAGATGAAATTGCTGCGATGAGTCTGGGTGAAGTCAATCTTGTCGTACTCTCAGCTTGTGAGACAGGACTGGGTGCTGTAGCAGGCGGAGAAGGCCTGTTGGGTGTCCAACGCGCATTTCAAGTTGCAGGAGCTGATACCACAATTGCGAGTTTTTGGCAGGTGGGGGATGTGGCCACGATGTTACTGATGGAACGTTTTTATTGGAATCTTTGGGAAAGAAAAATGAGTAAACTCGACGCACTCCGCGAAGCTCAGCTTTACTTGCTGAACAATCCCAAAGTCGTTCTCGATCACAAAGATATCCGAGGCGATCTACGCATACCAACAAAGCCAGATACAGAGCTAACTCATCGTCTATCACCTCAATTCTGGGCTGCTTTCTCTCTAAGCGGTGCGTGGAATTAA